One window from the genome of Schistocerca piceifrons isolate TAMUIC-IGC-003096 chromosome 1, iqSchPice1.1, whole genome shotgun sequence encodes:
- the LOC124711555 gene encoding uncharacterized protein LOC124711555 — MKKRKSSNNKSKPKKKCSTLKRATSRKATAVKRKTKNSSATKPRSQQKINRITVAGDGCKNRKRKHNNEKEREKSKRSRLPSHNASHHNSRCNLCSQPEPKATRGKSSTKKNGSNHYRGVIELPCKKSVFEKACNLRRTIESGDLLPASLQPLLNDSVANKYDINELVATVKESKSKWQETEKRMLELDRSIRAELCINKANPEKCLPLLDELNCLEIDALMLKQNPRLVHTVQKLCQFVGNRGVGNFTEEEKTKYLDSAAQIRNKSKALFQKCHKLFGIEGGQSFKKVFKEKVQEYQETKNSKFLRELCQRVNKGFKKNQSSRPLRKRVSGNTK, encoded by the coding sequence atgaagaagagaaaatcttccaataataaatcaaaaccaaagaaaaagtgTAGTACCCTTAAGAGGGCAACATCTAGGAAGGCTACTGCTgtgaaaagaaaaacgaaaaattcATCTGCAACAAAGCCTCGTTCACAACAGAAGATCAATAGGATAACAGTAGCTGGAGATGGATGTaaaaacagaaaaaggaaacataataatgagaaagagagagaaaagagcAAGCGGAGCAGGTTGCCCAGTCACAATGCTTCACACCACAACAGTCGCTGTAATTTGTGTTCACAGCCAGAGCCAAAGGCTACCAGAGGCAAGAGTTCAAcaaagaagaatggttcaaatcattatcGTGGTGTCATTGAGCTGCCCTGTAAAAAAAGTGTGTTTGAGAAGGCATGTAATCTCAGACGAACGATTGAATCAGGGGACCTTCTGCCTGCTAGCTTGCAGCCACTTCTTAATGACAGTGTAGCAAACAAATACGATATAAATGAGTTGGTTGCTACTGTAAAGGAAAGCAAATCTAAGTGGCAAGAAACTGAAAAGCGTATGCTTGAGCTGGATCGTTCTATTAGAGCTGAGCTTTGCATCAATAAGGCAAATCCAGAGAAATGTTTGCCACTTCTTGATGAATTAAATTGTCTTGAGATCGATGCTCTAATGTTGAAACAGAATCCAAGATTAGTCCACACAGTGCAAAAGCTCTGTCAGTTTGTTGGGAACAGAGGAGTAGGTAACTTCACAGAAGAAGAGAAGACAAAATATCTAGATAGTGCTGCTCAGATTAGGAACAAGTCTAAAGCTTTGTTTCAAAAGTGTCATAAGTTGTTTGGTATTGAAGGAGGTCAGTCATTTAAGAAAGTTTTTAAAGAGAAAGTTCAAGAATACCAGGAAACAAAGAACAGCAAATTTTTAAGGGAATTATGTCAAAGAGTTAATAAAGGTTTTAAGAAAAATCAGAGTTCAAGGCCCTTGAGAAAGAGGGTATCAGGTAACACAAAATAA